Proteins from a genomic interval of Nocardia sp. BMG51109:
- a CDS encoding S1 RNA-binding domain-containing protein, which produces MSSHEVSLAVWQAFQDEHGVGAVVEATVVSVVPFGAFVEVAPGIHGLLHKDSWDRTPEVGDSMPVRIADWGPPRLSVAPAR; this is translated from the coding sequence ATGTCCTCGCATGAGGTTTCGCTTGCCGTATGGCAGGCATTCCAAGACGAGCACGGCGTGGGTGCCGTCGTCGAAGCGACCGTGGTGTCGGTCGTTCCGTTCGGTGCGTTCGTCGAGGTCGCTCCCGGAATCCACGGCTTGCTGCACAAGGATTCCTGGGACCGGACCCCGGAAGTCGGTGATTCGATGCCTGTCCGCATCGCGGATTGGGGACCGCCGCGACTGAGCGTCGCACCGGCCCGATAA
- a CDS encoding D-alanyl-D-alanine carboxypeptidase family protein: MRTFARMLQIVVAGMVVLAAGHAVAEVPAANVSHSELPSPTPEPEGVQAVGAALADGNTGAVRWSRELNTPVPMASITKVMTAQVVLDAGDLDRNITVPQGIVSYCGANNGSTADLVPGEVLTGRQLLHALLLPSGCDAAYALAEEYGPGQDAFLGKMNDTAHRMGLAGTHFTDPSGFPIPTDYATHSTPADLLTLGRHAMSRPEFRDIVRLPVYHLPAGPGNRDHLWETTNLLLESYRGTVGIKTGSTDAAGTCLLFEAVRAGQPLIGVVLHSSPDSDEAAAADAERMLDWGYGPILGALPIS; this comes from the coding sequence ATGCGAACATTTGCCAGGATGTTGCAGATTGTCGTGGCCGGGATGGTGGTGCTGGCGGCCGGCCATGCCGTCGCCGAGGTCCCCGCCGCGAACGTCTCGCACAGCGAGCTGCCCTCGCCGACGCCCGAGCCTGAGGGCGTGCAGGCGGTGGGAGCGGCGCTGGCGGACGGCAATACCGGTGCGGTGCGGTGGTCACGGGAGCTGAACACCCCCGTGCCGATGGCCAGCATCACGAAGGTGATGACGGCGCAGGTCGTGCTCGACGCCGGAGATCTCGACCGGAATATCACCGTGCCGCAGGGAATCGTCTCCTACTGCGGCGCCAACAACGGAAGCACGGCGGATCTCGTGCCCGGCGAGGTGCTCACCGGTCGGCAGCTGTTGCATGCGCTGCTGCTGCCCTCCGGCTGCGACGCCGCCTACGCACTCGCCGAGGAGTACGGCCCCGGACAAGACGCCTTCCTCGGGAAGATGAACGACACCGCCCACCGAATGGGTTTGGCGGGAACGCATTTCACCGACCCCAGCGGGTTTCCGATCCCTACCGACTACGCCACCCATTCCACGCCGGCGGATCTCCTGACCCTCGGCCGGCACGCGATGAGCCGTCCGGAGTTCCGCGACATCGTCCGGCTGCCGGTCTACCACCTGCCCGCCGGTCCCGGTAACCGCGATCATCTCTGGGAGACCACGAACCTGCTGCTGGAGAGCTACCGCGGCACGGTAGGTATCAAGACCGGGTCCACCGACGCCGCCGGGACCTGCCTGCTGTTCGAGGCGGTCCGGGCCGGACAGCCACTGATCGGCGTGGTCCTGCACAGCTCACCCGACAGCGACGAAGCCGCGGCCGCCGACGCCGAGCGGATGCTGGACTGGGGCTACGGGCCGATCCTCGGCGCGCTACCGATCAGCTAG
- a CDS encoding ferredoxin--NADP reductase — protein sequence MARPPMFQLATVTRIVKESVDARTFVLAPHDDPVSYRAGQFCTFRVPVDGTALFRSYSMSSAPETDAELMTTVKRVPGGKVSNWLLDNVTEGDEVEMSRAAAGRFCLRETDVPLVGYSGGSGITPILSLTKCALATTERRIRLLCADRDADSMIFEAVLTELAEQYPDRLEVVRHLDSDGGFLDATAIRDFVGADGHADHYLCGPEKFMEMVELALPGPGLVYSERFGAAAPVPDTSASTSPEPSGNTGAAESAGAAGNSASGEPAQGTVTIRLNRKKKSVPRKDGETLLESARRAGLTPPFSCEQGNCATCMAKVTEGSATLRQNDALTDDELDEGYVLTCQAVPDTESITVDYDQ from the coding sequence ATGGCGAGACCCCCGATGTTCCAGCTGGCAACCGTGACCCGGATCGTGAAGGAGAGCGTCGACGCCCGCACCTTCGTGCTGGCCCCGCACGACGACCCGGTGTCGTACCGCGCCGGACAGTTCTGCACGTTCCGGGTGCCGGTGGACGGCACCGCGCTCTTCCGCTCCTATTCGATGTCGAGCGCGCCGGAGACCGACGCCGAGCTGATGACGACCGTGAAGCGGGTGCCGGGCGGCAAGGTGTCGAACTGGCTGCTCGACAACGTCACCGAGGGCGACGAGGTGGAGATGTCGCGCGCCGCGGCCGGCCGGTTCTGCCTGCGCGAGACCGATGTGCCGCTGGTCGGATACAGCGGCGGCAGCGGCATCACCCCGATCCTGTCGCTCACCAAGTGCGCCCTGGCCACCACCGAGCGACGGATCCGGCTGCTGTGCGCCGACCGCGACGCCGACTCGATGATCTTCGAGGCGGTGCTCACCGAGTTGGCCGAGCAGTATCCGGACCGGCTCGAGGTGGTCCGGCACCTGGACTCCGACGGTGGCTTCCTCGACGCCACCGCGATCCGCGACTTCGTGGGCGCCGACGGGCATGCCGATCACTACCTCTGCGGCCCCGAGAAGTTCATGGAGATGGTGGAGCTGGCGCTGCCCGGTCCGGGGCTGGTGTACAGCGAGCGGTTCGGCGCGGCGGCGCCGGTCCCGGACACCTCCGCCTCGACGAGCCCCGAACCCTCCGGAAACACCGGAGCAGCGGAAAGCGCTGGAGCCGCGGGTAACTCGGCATCCGGCGAACCCGCGCAAGGCACCGTCACGATCAGGCTGAACCGCAAGAAGAAGTCGGTACCGCGCAAGGACGGCGAGACCCTCCTGGAGAGCGCCCGCCGCGCCGGCCTCACTCCCCCGTTCTCCTGCGAACAGGGCAACTGCGCCACCTGCATGGCCAAGGTGACCGAGGGCAGCGCGACCCTACGCCAGAACGACGCCCTGACCGACGACGAACTCGACGAGGGGTATGTGCTGACGTGCCAGGCGGTTCCGGACACGGAGTCGATCACGGTGGACTACGACCAGTGA
- a CDS encoding alkaline phosphatase PhoX, translated as MPELGHECADGRNAPGIGMPGGAGGAAALLSAASADGWGGVDLLRRCPVDRRNFLRVSGVGGAVAAFGGASWLAAFRSGAAAGESPYGAPAGPDANGVSLPPGFTSRIVARSGQPVAGTSYVWHPAPDGGACFADGPGWIYVSNSEISGSGGVGAIKFGGDGAILGAHRTLSGTNLNCAGGATPWNTWLSCEELEGGAVFETDPWGLRPAVRLPEMGLFTHEACAVDTDRRVVYMTEDRPDGRFYRFVPAVWPVLMAGRLEVLVENDGNVSWREVPDRSGATAPTRHQVPESKTFHGGEGCYYAGGTCWFTTKGDNRVWALDAANNRLSVAYDGDAELSGVDNVTGAANGDLFVAEDGGDMQICLISGGVVAPFLQVHDSDGSEITGPAFNPAGNRLYFSSQRGTTGSSGDGITYEVTGPFRR; from the coding sequence GTGCCCGAGCTGGGGCACGAATGCGCCGACGGCCGCAACGCGCCGGGCATCGGCATGCCGGGTGGCGCCGGCGGCGCGGCTGCGCTACTGTCCGCGGCGTCTGCGGACGGCTGGGGCGGAGTCGACCTATTGCGGAGGTGCCCGGTGGATCGTCGAAATTTCCTGCGAGTCAGCGGTGTCGGGGGTGCGGTCGCGGCGTTCGGGGGTGCGTCGTGGCTCGCGGCCTTCCGGTCCGGGGCCGCGGCGGGCGAGTCGCCGTACGGGGCGCCGGCCGGACCGGACGCCAACGGGGTGTCGCTGCCCCCGGGGTTCACCAGCCGGATCGTCGCGCGGTCGGGGCAGCCGGTGGCGGGCACGAGCTACGTCTGGCATCCCGCGCCCGACGGCGGTGCCTGCTTCGCCGACGGTCCCGGCTGGATTTACGTGTCCAACAGCGAGATCAGCGGCAGCGGCGGGGTCGGCGCGATCAAGTTCGGCGGCGACGGCGCGATCCTCGGCGCGCACCGTACGCTGTCGGGCACCAACCTCAACTGCGCCGGCGGCGCCACACCGTGGAACACCTGGCTGTCCTGCGAGGAACTGGAGGGCGGTGCGGTCTTCGAGACCGACCCGTGGGGCCTGCGGCCGGCGGTCCGGCTGCCCGAGATGGGCCTGTTCACCCATGAGGCGTGCGCCGTCGACACCGATCGCCGGGTCGTCTACATGACCGAGGACCGCCCCGACGGCCGGTTCTACCGTTTCGTTCCCGCCGTCTGGCCCGTGCTGATGGCCGGACGGCTCGAGGTGCTCGTCGAAAACGACGGAAACGTTTCCTGGCGAGAGGTTCCCGATCGATCGGGAGCAACCGCGCCGACCCGGCATCAGGTCCCGGAGTCGAAGACTTTCCACGGCGGCGAGGGGTGCTATTACGCCGGCGGCACCTGCTGGTTCACCACCAAGGGCGACAACCGGGTCTGGGCCCTGGACGCGGCGAACAACCGGCTGTCGGTCGCCTACGACGGCGATGCGGAACTGTCGGGCGTGGACAACGTGACCGGCGCCGCCAACGGCGACCTGTTCGTCGCCGAGGACGGCGGCGATATGCAGATCTGCCTCATCTCCGGCGGTGTGGTCGCGCCGTTTCTGCAAGTGCACGATTCGGACGGCTCCGAGATCACCGGCCCGGCATTCAATCCCGCCGGCAACCGCCTGTACTTCTCCTCGCAGCGCGGCACCACGGGCTCGAGCGGCGACGGCATCACCTACGAGGTCACCGGCCCGTTCCGGCGGTAG
- a CDS encoding SDR family NAD(P)-dependent oxidoreductase gives MKVLEGKVAVVTGGNAGIGRAIARAYLDEGARVFVAGRRRAQLDEVEAELGPEVTGVRCDVGRLEDLDALYATVAEQAGRIDVLVANAGIGIVAPLGEITEEQFDAMFTTNVKGSLFTVQKALPLLSPGASIILTGSTAASRPEPYLPVYGATKAAIRNLVRGFAHDAGERQYRINMLSPGGTRTQGLVDLISAETVATAGASVPLGRLAEPEEIAAAAVFLASDASGYVNGSELAVDGGSAQI, from the coding sequence ATGAAGGTTCTGGAGGGCAAGGTCGCGGTCGTGACCGGGGGTAACGCGGGTATCGGGCGGGCGATCGCGCGGGCCTACCTCGACGAGGGTGCCCGGGTGTTCGTCGCCGGCCGTCGCCGGGCGCAACTCGACGAGGTCGAGGCCGAACTCGGTCCCGAGGTGACAGGGGTCCGCTGCGACGTGGGCAGGCTCGAGGACCTCGACGCGCTCTACGCGACGGTCGCCGAGCAGGCGGGCCGGATCGATGTCCTGGTCGCCAACGCCGGGATCGGGATCGTGGCGCCGCTGGGCGAGATCACCGAGGAGCAGTTCGACGCCATGTTCACCACCAACGTCAAGGGCTCGCTGTTCACCGTGCAGAAGGCGCTGCCGCTGCTCTCGCCGGGGGCGTCGATCATCCTCACCGGATCGACGGCGGCCTCGCGGCCCGAGCCGTACCTGCCCGTGTACGGGGCGACCAAGGCCGCGATCCGCAACCTGGTTCGCGGGTTCGCCCACGACGCCGGGGAACGTCAGTACCGGATCAACATGCTCTCCCCCGGCGGTACCCGCACGCAGGGTTTGGTCGACCTGATCTCAGCCGAGACGGTCGCCACCGCTGGGGCGTCGGTTCCACTCGGCCGGTTGGCCGAGCCCGAAGAGATCGCCGCGGCGGCCGTCTTCCTCGCCTCGGATGCGTCCGGCTATGTCAACGGCTCCGAGCTTGCCGTGGACGGCGGCTCCGCACAGATCTGA
- a CDS encoding TetR/AcrR family transcriptional regulator, whose product MPRPRQFDEERVLAAVQAVFWDNGYAGTSLEDLLAASGLGKGSLYGAFGDKRSLFLRVLREYDEANDRMLRTWLEQADHAIDVIRGFVTGPVRDPGGEQARRGCLLANTAMELSVSTSEVAAEARRSYAATTSVLVDAIRRAQREGDIAPHVDPDGAAHAVLAGQLGLIVLGRVGQDPAALSTMAETLLNGLLPKS is encoded by the coding sequence ATGCCGCGTCCACGCCAGTTCGATGAAGAGCGCGTCCTGGCGGCCGTGCAGGCGGTGTTCTGGGACAACGGGTACGCAGGCACATCACTCGAAGATCTCCTGGCGGCCAGCGGACTGGGCAAAGGGAGTCTGTACGGGGCGTTCGGGGACAAGCGGAGCTTGTTCCTGCGCGTGCTGCGCGAATACGACGAGGCCAACGACCGGATGCTGCGGACGTGGCTGGAGCAGGCCGACCACGCCATCGACGTGATTCGCGGTTTCGTGACCGGACCCGTCCGCGATCCCGGCGGCGAACAGGCCCGCCGGGGTTGCCTGCTCGCCAATACCGCGATGGAGCTCTCCGTGAGCACCTCCGAGGTGGCGGCCGAGGCTCGGCGCAGCTACGCCGCGACCACTTCTGTGCTGGTCGACGCGATACGGCGAGCGCAGCGCGAGGGCGACATCGCGCCCCATGTCGACCCGGACGGCGCCGCCCATGCGGTGCTGGCGGGTCAGCTCGGACTGATCGTCCTCGGCCGGGTCGGTCAGGATCCGGCCGCCTTGTCGACCATGGCCGAGACCTTGCTCAACGGTCTATTGCCCAAGTCCTGA
- a CDS encoding SDR family oxidoreductase: MRHLAVSSSVPMNRPGTPEDAAELVAFPVSDRAGWLTGARYRVDGGILAEV, translated from the coding sequence GTGAGACATCTCGCCGTGAGCTCGAGCGTTCCGATGAACCGTCCCGGGACTCCCGAGGACGCCGCCGAGCTGGTCGCATTCCCGGTATCCGACCGAGCCGGTTGGCTGACCGGGGCCCGCTATCGGGTAGACGGAGGCATTCTCGCCGAGGTGTAG
- a CDS encoding VOC family protein, translating into MTAIARFGAIALDSRDPRGLGRFYRALLDFEVRYESDELVALQGAGVMLTIEHVADHTPPDWPGNEVPKQMHLDLFVTDLDTAERAAIDCGAVKADFQPAPDRWRVLLDPSGHPFCLTVPAGAPE; encoded by the coding sequence ATGACCGCGATAGCCAGGTTCGGTGCGATTGCGCTCGACAGCCGGGATCCGCGCGGTCTCGGTCGGTTCTACCGGGCCCTGCTGGATTTCGAAGTGCGGTACGAATCGGACGAGTTGGTCGCGCTGCAGGGTGCGGGGGTGATGCTGACGATCGAGCACGTGGCCGACCACACGCCACCGGACTGGCCAGGCAATGAGGTCCCCAAGCAAATGCACCTCGATCTGTTCGTCACCGATCTCGATACCGCAGAGCGGGCAGCGATCGACTGCGGCGCGGTCAAGGCCGACTTCCAGCCCGCCCCCGATCGTTGGCGAGTCCTCCTCGATCCGTCGGGACACCCCTTCTGCCTCACGGTTCCGGCCGGCGCCCCCGAGTGA
- a CDS encoding M3 family metallopeptidase — MSPEPLALPSRDWSDWLVDYVLGGLRTVSEVLERLGDGTLRGTAEVLGLWNDADIALRGAGSAAALFVEVHPDPDVRRRAEELVQQVDRVRTDRDLDRALYDVVAETDSAGLDEAARRMREHVLRDFRRSGVDRDDRTRARLREISERLTVLDQDFGRAIRDDVREIRLIPEQLDGLPADFLAAHAPAEDGLVTVTTDYPDYHPFRAYARDAEARRDLTVEFDSRGWPANDAVLHEMLDLRAEKARLVGYDSWPDYDAAVKMIGTGAAIDEFIQRISATADAAGRRDLETVLARRRADEPAATTVDRSEIGYYTELIRREQYDVDAREVRRYFDFPRVRAGLLEVTGRLFGLEYRPVDVPRWHEDVTVYDVYAEGERRGRIHLDLHPREGKFKHAAQFDLVGGITDRLLPEGVLVCNFPRGLMEHQQVVTLFHEFGHLLHHVLGGQQEWARFSGVATEWDFVEAPSQMLEEWAWDATVLGTFAVDETGTPIPVELVERMRAAKDFGKGTWVRTQVGYTAVSYLLHRDRPTAHTEAVFDALERHSLIAGVPGTHFQTSFGHLAGYTSAYYTYLWSLVIAKDLFSAFDAADLFDPSVAHRYRDRVLVPGGSRDAADLVADFLGRPFAFDAFATWLDRAPVSRATR, encoded by the coding sequence ATGAGTCCCGAACCGCTTGCTCTGCCCTCCCGCGACTGGTCCGACTGGCTCGTCGATTACGTGCTCGGCGGGCTACGGACCGTGTCGGAGGTGCTGGAGCGGCTCGGGGACGGCACCCTCCGGGGGACCGCCGAGGTGCTCGGCTTGTGGAACGACGCCGACATCGCGTTGCGAGGCGCCGGCTCGGCCGCCGCGTTGTTCGTCGAGGTCCACCCCGATCCCGACGTGCGTCGGCGTGCCGAGGAGCTCGTCCAGCAGGTCGATCGGGTCCGGACGGATCGCGACCTCGATCGTGCGCTCTACGACGTTGTCGCAGAAACCGATTCGGCTGGGCTGGACGAGGCGGCCCGGCGCATGCGCGAGCATGTGCTGCGCGATTTCCGTCGCAGCGGCGTGGACCGCGACGATCGGACCCGAGCCCGGCTGCGGGAGATCTCCGAGCGACTCACCGTGCTCGACCAGGACTTCGGCCGCGCCATCCGCGACGACGTTCGCGAGATACGGCTCATCCCCGAGCAACTCGACGGGCTGCCCGCCGACTTCCTCGCCGCGCATGCGCCCGCCGAGGACGGATTGGTCACGGTCACCACCGACTATCCGGACTATCACCCGTTCCGCGCCTACGCCCGGGACGCCGAGGCCCGTCGCGATCTCACGGTCGAGTTCGACAGCCGCGGCTGGCCGGCCAACGACGCCGTTCTGCACGAGATGCTCGACCTTCGCGCCGAGAAGGCCAGGCTCGTCGGCTACGACAGCTGGCCCGACTACGACGCGGCCGTCAAGATGATCGGCACCGGCGCCGCCATCGACGAGTTCATCCAGCGGATCTCGGCCACCGCCGACGCCGCGGGCCGGCGCGACCTCGAGACGGTGCTCGCGCGCCGCCGGGCGGACGAGCCCGCCGCCACCACGGTCGACCGCTCCGAGATCGGTTACTACACCGAGCTGATCCGGCGCGAACAGTACGACGTCGATGCCCGGGAGGTGCGCCGGTACTTCGATTTCCCGCGGGTGCGAGCCGGTCTGCTCGAGGTCACCGGTCGGCTGTTCGGCCTGGAATATCGGCCGGTCGACGTTCCCCGCTGGCATGAGGATGTCACCGTCTACGACGTCTACGCCGAAGGCGAACGGCGCGGACGGATCCATCTCGACCTCCATCCGCGCGAGGGCAAATTCAAGCACGCCGCGCAGTTCGATCTCGTCGGTGGGATCACGGACCGGCTGTTGCCCGAGGGAGTGCTGGTGTGCAACTTCCCCCGGGGGCTGATGGAACACCAGCAGGTCGTGACGCTGTTCCACGAGTTCGGGCATCTGCTGCACCATGTGCTCGGCGGGCAGCAGGAGTGGGCGCGGTTCTCCGGGGTGGCCACCGAGTGGGACTTCGTCGAGGCTCCCTCGCAGATGCTCGAAGAATGGGCTTGGGACGCCACGGTTCTGGGCACCTTCGCCGTCGACGAGACCGGGACCCCGATCCCGGTGGAGCTGGTGGAGCGGATGCGTGCGGCGAAGGACTTCGGCAAGGGGACCTGGGTCCGGACCCAGGTCGGCTACACCGCGGTGTCCTATCTCCTGCACCGCGACCGGCCCACCGCCCACACCGAAGCGGTCTTCGACGCCTTGGAACGTCACAGTCTGATCGCCGGTGTGCCGGGCACTCATTTCCAGACATCGTTCGGACATCTCGCGGGCTACACCTCCGCGTACTACACGTATTTGTGGAGCCTGGTCATCGCCAAGGATCTGTTCTCGGCGTTCGATGCCGCCGACCTGTTCGATCCCTCGGTGGCGCACCGCTATCGCGACCGCGTTCTCGTTCCCGGCGGATCGCGCGACGCGGCCGACCTGGTGGCCGACTTCCTCGGTCGTCCGTTCGCCTTCGACGCGTTCGCGACATGGCTGGACCGGGCGCCGGTCTCGCGCGCTACCCGGTAG
- a CDS encoding ATP-binding cassette domain-containing protein produces MTAELRSLTVDIDTGRWRDTVLTKVDLSVPAGQITALLGGPGDGKTMIAYALTGRLPESARTTGEVLTDGSVGYVPQDGIDAFTPDLTVGEQLRNLAQRHRSVTVENACAAAYYPSEAMDLLPQQNSAGQIQRAAVAAALLTAPDVLVADSPTASLDQGTAHGVWKSLREYADTGAAVLVITHDIPLLTATGYADRLVIMGRGQILGTGTVAELAASEDPQVQMYFRGVRG; encoded by the coding sequence GTGACAGCCGAACTGCGTTCCCTCACCGTCGACATCGACACCGGCCGCTGGCGCGACACCGTCCTCACGAAGGTGGATCTGAGCGTCCCCGCCGGGCAGATCACCGCCTTGCTCGGCGGGCCCGGCGACGGCAAGACGATGATCGCCTACGCCCTGACCGGCCGCCTGCCCGAATCGGCCCGCACCACCGGTGAAGTCCTGACCGACGGCTCCGTCGGCTATGTCCCCCAAGACGGCATAGATGCCTTCACCCCCGACCTGACCGTCGGCGAGCAACTCCGGAACCTGGCACAACGGCACCGATCGGTGACCGTCGAAAACGCCTGCGCCGCCGCCTATTACCCGTCCGAAGCCATGGATCTCCTGCCCCAGCAGAACTCGGCCGGCCAGATCCAGCGCGCCGCGGTCGCCGCCGCCCTCCTCACCGCCCCCGACGTCCTGGTCGCGGACAGCCCGACCGCCTCGCTGGACCAGGGCACCGCCCACGGCGTGTGGAAATCACTGCGCGAGTACGCGGACACCGGCGCGGCCGTCCTCGTCATCACCCACGACATCCCCTTGCTGACTGCGACCGGCTATGCCGACCGCCTGGTGATCATGGGCAGGGGGCAGATCCTCGGGACCGGGACCGTAGCGGAGCTGGCGGCCTCCGAGGATCCGCAGGTACAGATGTACTTCCGAGGCGTCCGGGGCTGA
- a CDS encoding acyl-CoA dehydrogenase family protein codes for MDVRLSSEQRQLRDAAAKLADDLGPGSVAELDDEVRRTRLERAVQTAGWRSLRTDGASGVEVAIVAEEFGRGLVDVAFLGPVLADGLGAGSGDERTRTIAIGERAIDARGSGQALIVDGGRILSVALGWVVPGADLTRQTAAVTGEPEPVGELSADAATRWHALALTTTTADLLGIARGAQDLAVDYAKVREQYGASIGSYQAVAHLLAENQALIEGAISVLRHAAWAVDELTPAEALAAARVAKVYTARMARTVCEASIQVHGGIGNTWECLAHVYLRRALVSTELFPVSLKEIDLGLS; via the coding sequence ATGGATGTCCGCCTGAGCAGCGAACAGCGGCAACTGCGCGATGCCGCGGCCAAATTGGCCGATGACCTGGGTCCCGGCTCGGTCGCCGAACTCGACGACGAGGTGCGCCGCACGCGGCTGGAGCGGGCGGTGCAGACCGCGGGCTGGCGCAGCCTGCGGACCGACGGCGCCTCCGGCGTCGAGGTCGCGATCGTGGCCGAGGAGTTCGGCCGCGGGCTGGTCGACGTCGCCTTCCTCGGCCCGGTGCTGGCCGACGGACTGGGCGCCGGGTCCGGCGACGAGCGCACCCGGACGATCGCGATCGGCGAGCGCGCCATCGACGCCCGGGGTAGCGGGCAGGCACTGATCGTGGACGGCGGCCGGATCCTGTCGGTCGCGCTGGGCTGGGTGGTGCCCGGCGCCGACCTCACCCGCCAAACAGCCGCTGTGACAGGCGAACCCGAACCGGTCGGCGAACTGTCGGCCGATGCCGCCACCCGCTGGCACGCGCTCGCCCTCACCACCACGACCGCCGATCTGCTCGGAATCGCCCGCGGCGCACAGGATCTGGCCGTCGACTACGCGAAGGTCCGCGAACAGTACGGCGCCAGCATCGGCTCCTACCAGGCGGTCGCGCATCTGCTCGCCGAGAACCAGGCGCTGATCGAGGGCGCGATCAGCGTGCTGCGGCACGCGGCCTGGGCCGTCGACGAGCTGACACCGGCCGAGGCGCTGGCGGCCGCCCGTGTCGCCAAGGTCTACACCGCCCGGATGGCCCGCACCGTCTGCGAGGCATCGATCCAGGTGCACGGCGGCATCGGCAACACCTGGGAGTGCCTGGCGCACGTCTATCTGCGGCGGGCGCTGGTCTCCACCGAACTGTTCCCCGTCTCGCTGAAGGAGATCGATCTTGGACTTTCGTGA